Proteins from one Pontibacter korlensis genomic window:
- a CDS encoding 3'-5' exonuclease, whose product MKLHLKRPIVFFDLETTGTDIGKDRIVELSALKVLPNGEEILKTRRINPTVPIPLESSLIHKIYDEDVADCPTFKQVARDLEKFMEGCDLGGYNVLRFDIPLLAEEFLRCDIDFDIENRNIVDACRIFHQMEQRTLSAAYKFYCNKTLDNAHSAEADTVATYEILKAQVERYQETPYETSEGLTEYPVQNDMAALHKFTFQKTADLSGRIVYNNSGQEVFNFGKYKNVPVEEVLQKEPSYYDWMMKSEFPLYTKKILTRIRLRNMKVS is encoded by the coding sequence ATGAAATTACACCTGAAGCGCCCTATCGTATTCTTCGACCTTGAAACCACTGGCACCGATATCGGCAAAGACCGCATTGTGGAGCTTAGTGCTCTTAAGGTATTGCCTAATGGGGAGGAAATTTTAAAAACGCGCCGTATCAACCCAACAGTTCCTATTCCTTTGGAGTCGAGCCTGATCCACAAGATTTATGATGAGGATGTGGCAGACTGTCCTACTTTCAAACAGGTGGCCAGAGACCTGGAGAAGTTTATGGAAGGATGCGACTTAGGGGGGTACAATGTACTGCGCTTTGATATTCCGCTACTGGCCGAGGAGTTCCTGCGCTGCGACATCGATTTTGACATTGAAAACCGCAATATTGTGGATGCCTGCCGCATCTTCCATCAGATGGAGCAGCGCACGCTATCGGCAGCATACAAGTTTTACTGCAACAAAACGCTGGACAATGCTCACAGTGCCGAGGCTGATACCGTGGCTACTTACGAGATACTAAAAGCACAGGTGGAGCGCTATCAGGAAACACCCTACGAAACATCGGAAGGACTGACAGAGTACCCGGTGCAAAATGACATGGCAGCCCTGCATAAATTCACTTTTCAGAAAACGGCTGATTTATCTGGCCGCATCGTGTATAATAACTCCGGGCAGGAAGTATTCAACTTCGGCAAGTATAAAAACGTGCCGGTAGAGGAAGTCCTGCAGAAAGAGCCAAGCTACTACGACTGGATGATGAAGAGTGAATTCCCGCTTTACACCAAGAAGATTCTGACCCGCATCAGGCTGCGCAACATGAAGGTTTCCTAA
- a CDS encoding IS110 family transposase, which translates to MKNLLCQNVGVDVSKDSLEVTFSTLEMDRRVKVKATRKFANTPAGFKQLQRWLESKRAAQVELRLLMEATGVYYEQLAWFLFQQGYQVSVVLPTKAKRYLQALGHRSKNDKIDARGLAQMGLEQRLELWQPLSPNIYQLRLLTRQLEEFTNQRTVCLNQLHALHHGALVVKQVERNLQKMVRVLENSLQELEEAIGELLYQDPLLAERVDKMLSIKGVGLKTVAVLLAETNGFATFERQGQLVSYAGYDVVEHQSGLRAGRTRISKKGNAHIRRAMHMPALSAVRFQEPRFVALYERLVKRGKTKMQAYVAVQRKLLVLLWTLWRKNEAYDPRYGQQPAEPKNNIQIQEAGASLSGVSAADKDAITQETQPETAEKEIAPAQARATQDELPVPVGPGALFQVE; encoded by the coding sequence ATGAAGAATTTACTCTGCCAGAATGTGGGAGTTGATGTGAGCAAAGACTCCCTGGAGGTGACCTTCTCCACCCTGGAGATGGACCGGCGGGTGAAGGTAAAAGCCACCCGCAAGTTTGCCAACACCCCAGCTGGGTTTAAACAGCTGCAGCGCTGGCTGGAGAGCAAGCGCGCAGCACAAGTAGAGCTGCGCCTGCTGATGGAAGCCACCGGCGTGTACTACGAGCAGCTGGCCTGGTTTCTCTTCCAGCAGGGCTACCAGGTCTCGGTCGTATTGCCCACCAAGGCCAAGCGCTACCTGCAGGCCCTGGGCCACAGGAGCAAGAACGACAAGATCGACGCCAGAGGCCTGGCCCAAATGGGCCTGGAACAGCGGCTGGAGCTCTGGCAGCCCCTCTCGCCCAACATCTACCAGCTGCGGCTGCTTACCCGCCAGCTGGAGGAGTTTACCAATCAGCGCACCGTGTGCCTTAACCAGCTCCATGCCCTGCACCATGGTGCGCTGGTGGTCAAACAGGTGGAGCGAAACCTTCAAAAGATGGTCCGAGTGCTCGAAAACAGCCTCCAGGAGCTGGAAGAGGCTATTGGGGAGCTGCTCTACCAGGACCCGCTGCTGGCCGAGCGGGTAGACAAGATGCTCTCCATCAAAGGCGTGGGCCTCAAGACGGTGGCCGTGCTGCTGGCTGAGACCAACGGCTTTGCCACCTTCGAGCGGCAGGGGCAGCTGGTCAGCTACGCCGGCTATGACGTGGTGGAGCACCAGTCGGGCCTGCGCGCGGGCAGAACCCGTATCTCTAAGAAGGGCAATGCCCACATCCGGCGGGCCATGCACATGCCGGCCCTGAGCGCGGTGCGCTTCCAGGAGCCCCGGTTTGTGGCTCTCTACGAACGGCTCGTGAAAAGGGGCAAGACCAAGATGCAGGCCTATGTGGCCGTACAGCGCAAGCTGCTGGTGCTGCTCTGGACGCTGTGGCGCAAGAATGAAGCCTATGATCCACGTTATGGGCAGCAGCCAGCGGAACCCAAAAATAACATCCAAATCCAGGAGGCCGGAGCCTCTCTTTCAGGTGTCAGCGCAGCTGACAAAGACGCAATAACGCAGGAAACGCAGCCAGAAACAGCAGAAAAAGAAATAGCCCCAGCTCAGGCCAGGGCTACGCAAGATGAACTTCCAGTACCAGTCGGCCCGGGAGCTCTCTTTCAGGTAGAGTGA
- a CDS encoding M48 family metallopeptidase, whose protein sequence is MYKKIIAFAVAVVTFAACTTVPITGRRQLSLVSDAAMQQQSYAAYDQVISESKLSRDAQATAMVKRVGQRIQRAVEQYMAANGLQSELEGFAWEFNLIEDDQVNAWAMAGGKTAVYTGLLPVAQNETGLAVVMGHEIAHAIAKHGNERMSQALAQQFGGQTLSALAGNQPGTAQNLVMAVYGVGSQLGLLKYGRTQESEADRLGLIFMAMAGYNPEEAVPFWQRMEAKSGGQAPPEFLSTHPSAGTRQAALRQHMPEALKYYKAR, encoded by the coding sequence ATGTATAAGAAAATTATTGCATTCGCAGTAGCAGTGGTAACATTTGCCGCTTGTACTACTGTACCAATTACAGGTCGCAGGCAACTAAGTTTAGTATCAGATGCGGCCATGCAGCAGCAGAGTTACGCTGCATACGACCAGGTAATCAGCGAAAGTAAGCTGTCCCGCGATGCACAGGCAACTGCCATGGTAAAGCGTGTGGGCCAGCGTATACAGCGCGCCGTGGAGCAATATATGGCTGCCAATGGCCTGCAGAGTGAACTGGAAGGCTTTGCATGGGAGTTTAACCTGATTGAGGATGACCAGGTGAACGCCTGGGCAATGGCTGGTGGCAAGACAGCCGTGTATACAGGTCTTCTGCCGGTAGCGCAAAACGAAACAGGTCTTGCTGTGGTAATGGGCCACGAAATTGCACACGCCATTGCCAAACATGGTAACGAACGTATGAGCCAGGCTTTGGCACAGCAGTTTGGTGGGCAAACTTTGTCTGCCTTGGCTGGTAATCAGCCGGGTACGGCTCAGAACCTGGTGATGGCTGTATACGGAGTAGGTTCTCAACTTGGCCTGCTGAAGTATGGCCGAACCCAGGAATCAGAGGCTGACAGATTAGGGTTGATTTTTATGGCCATGGCTGGATATAATCCAGAAGAAGCTGTACCTTTCTGGCAAAGGATGGAGGCGAAGAGCGGTGGACAGGCTCCCCCGGAGTTCCTTTCTACGCACCCTAGCGCCGGCACCAGACAGGCAGCTTTGAGGCAGCACATGCCAGAGGCGCTGAAATATTATAAAGCCCGATAA
- a CDS encoding fumarylacetoacetate hydrolase family protein, whose product MKILAIGRNYAEHIAELKNEVPDEPVIFFKPDTAILRNNDPFYYPEFTNDVHHEVELILRISREGKNIEKKFAHKYYDAIGLGIDFTARDLQAKAKAKGLPWTLAKGFNGSAPVSDFLPLSDFPDLQNINFRLDVNGETKQKGNSNMMMNSFDDIIAYISKFITLKKGDIIYTGTPEGVGPVKIGDRLEGYVEDKKLLDFEVR is encoded by the coding sequence ATGAAGATATTAGCTATCGGCAGGAATTATGCCGAGCATATTGCTGAACTCAAAAACGAAGTACCCGACGAGCCTGTGATCTTTTTTAAACCAGACACAGCTATACTTCGCAACAACGATCCTTTTTATTACCCAGAATTCACAAACGATGTGCACCACGAGGTGGAACTGATTCTGCGCATCAGCCGGGAAGGCAAGAACATAGAGAAAAAATTTGCCCACAAGTATTATGATGCCATTGGTCTGGGTATCGACTTCACAGCCCGCGACCTGCAGGCAAAAGCAAAAGCCAAAGGCTTACCCTGGACACTGGCTAAGGGCTTTAACGGCTCGGCCCCTGTCTCTGATTTTCTGCCCCTCTCCGATTTCCCGGACCTGCAGAATATTAACTTCAGGCTGGATGTAAACGGCGAGACAAAGCAAAAAGGTAATTCAAACATGATGATGAATTCTTTTGACGACATCATCGCTTACATTTCAAAATTCATCACCCTGAAAAAGGGAGACATTATTTATACTGGAACACCCGAGGGCGTAGGCCCTGTTAAAATTGGAGACAGACTGGAAGGATATGTTGAAGACAAGAAACTCCTTGATTTTGAAGTTAGATAA
- a CDS encoding M23 family metallopeptidase, translated as MKLDKKKLTTALLAVLTSVGAMAQMPAEAPMPAPADYFLFPIKPGERNYLSGTMGEIRSNHFHGGLDIKTDQRVGLHVHAAADGYVSRVKQSTYGYGNIIYVTHPNGLVTTYAHLLEFYKPLADHILQKQYEKQTFELELFLEPGQFPVKRGDVIGLSGNTGGSGGPHLHFEIRDKEDRLYNPLRYTFKEVLDTTPPDIYSIGISPLNIHSRVSNAFERAEIRTKKVGTNYSLPDTVYAHGLLGLELQTIDRLDGAANKNGTQEVTLFVNGEQLYTHYIDRVPFELSRQVSQHINYNQYKRRGNTYQKAFIDYGNDLPLYKANGKDGRLTVAPDSVYQVKLLARDSYNNSSTLSFVVKGQKPTFTQTRSASAKKPNISYEIVGNVLKISATDTSSTPQNIELFVGGKELILVPSYVNNSVSVSLYDLRAGLPDSMRFCGLKTSFGLEKMVPPAKDFQFTNRYLKVLFDKQSLYDTLYLQTSLDNGVYTIGDYFTPLHKAIKVTIKPDTTGLDLSKAAVYFLGTGRGRGYTGGKWEGNTITFTTKNMGKFKVLEDTRAPYIKLASKSSNGISFKISDDLSGLNSFNAWVDGKWLLMKYEHKTATIWSEKLDKSVPLSGKVILKVKDNAGNEATYTGRI; from the coding sequence TTGAAGTTAGATAAGAAAAAGCTTACCACAGCTCTACTGGCTGTATTGACCAGTGTGGGTGCTATGGCGCAAATGCCAGCCGAAGCACCTATGCCAGCTCCTGCAGATTACTTTTTATTCCCGATTAAGCCTGGGGAGCGCAATTACTTGTCTGGCACCATGGGCGAAATTCGTTCAAACCACTTTCATGGCGGCCTCGATATCAAGACCGATCAGCGTGTGGGCCTGCATGTACACGCCGCTGCCGATGGTTATGTGTCGCGGGTAAAACAGTCTACCTACGGTTATGGTAACATCATTTATGTAACGCACCCCAATGGACTGGTAACTACTTATGCGCACCTGCTGGAGTTCTACAAGCCTTTGGCTGACCATATACTGCAAAAGCAGTATGAGAAACAGACTTTTGAGCTAGAGCTTTTCCTGGAGCCGGGGCAGTTCCCTGTGAAACGTGGCGACGTGATCGGTCTGTCTGGTAACACAGGAGGCTCAGGAGGCCCGCACCTGCACTTTGAAATACGGGATAAAGAGGACCGTCTGTACAACCCGCTCCGTTACACTTTTAAAGAGGTGCTCGACACCACGCCACCGGATATCTATAGCATAGGTATCTCTCCGCTCAACATTCACTCCCGTGTAAGCAACGCGTTTGAGCGTGCTGAAATTCGCACCAAAAAAGTTGGAACAAACTATAGCTTACCTGATACCGTGTACGCCCACGGCTTGTTGGGGCTGGAGTTGCAGACGATAGACCGCCTGGACGGAGCAGCCAACAAGAACGGAACACAGGAGGTAACCTTGTTTGTGAACGGCGAGCAGCTGTATACCCACTATATCGACAGAGTTCCTTTTGAGCTCTCAAGGCAGGTATCGCAGCATATTAACTACAACCAATACAAGCGCCGGGGCAACACTTACCAAAAAGCATTTATAGACTACGGCAACGACCTGCCACTCTACAAAGCAAATGGCAAGGATGGCCGCCTCACAGTAGCGCCAGACTCAGTATACCAGGTTAAGCTTCTTGCACGGGACTCTTATAACAACAGCTCCACCCTTAGCTTTGTGGTAAAAGGCCAGAAACCGACTTTTACCCAAACCAGGTCGGCAAGTGCTAAAAAGCCAAATATCAGCTACGAAATTGTAGGCAATGTACTTAAGATCAGTGCAACCGACACCAGCAGCACACCTCAGAACATCGAGTTGTTCGTAGGTGGAAAAGAGCTGATACTGGTGCCTAGCTATGTCAATAATTCGGTATCGGTAAGCCTTTATGACCTGCGTGCCGGTTTGCCGGACTCTATGCGTTTCTGTGGCTTAAAGACGAGCTTTGGCTTAGAGAAGATGGTTCCGCCAGCCAAGGACTTCCAGTTCACGAACCGCTACCTAAAGGTGCTCTTCGATAAGCAATCGCTTTACGACACGCTTTACCTGCAAACAAGCCTTGATAACGGGGTGTATACTATTGGCGACTATTTCACGCCATTGCACAAGGCCATAAAAGTGACCATCAAGCCAGACACAACAGGCTTGGACCTCAGCAAAGCTGCGGTATACTTTTTGGGTACCGGCCGTGGCCGCGGTTACACTGGCGGAAAGTGGGAAGGAAACACCATCACCTTCACCACTAAAAACATGGGCAAGTTTAAGGTCTTGGAAGATACCAGAGCGCCTTACATCAAACTGGCAAGCAAGAGCAGTAACGGTATCAGCTTCAAAATCTCGGATGATCTGTCGGGGCTAAACTCGTTTAACGCCTGGGTTGACGGAAAGTGGCTTCTGATGAAGTATGAGCATAAAACCGCCACCATCTGGTCTGAAAAGCTTGACAAAAGTGTACCTTTGTCTGGCAAGGTGATTTTGAAGGTGAAGGATAATGCTGGCAACGAAGCCACCTATACGGGTAGAATTTAA
- the bcp gene encoding thioredoxin-dependent thiol peroxidase: MTLNIGDKAPEFDGKDQNGNTVKLSDYRGKKVILYFYPKDNTSGCTAQACNLRDNYSDLQQEGYEVIGVSTDSEKSHQNFIGKHQLPFTLIADTDKQIVEQYGVWQEKSMYGRKYMGTMRYTFIIDENGVIQDIITKVKTKEHTAQILK; this comes from the coding sequence ATGACACTGAACATCGGAGACAAAGCGCCAGAGTTCGACGGCAAAGACCAGAATGGCAACACTGTAAAGCTAAGCGACTACCGCGGCAAGAAAGTTATCTTATACTTTTACCCGAAGGATAACACCAGCGGCTGTACTGCCCAAGCCTGCAACCTCCGCGACAACTACAGCGACCTTCAGCAGGAAGGTTATGAGGTAATCGGAGTAAGCACTGACAGCGAAAAGTCGCACCAAAACTTTATAGGCAAGCACCAGCTGCCTTTTACGCTCATTGCCGATACTGATAAGCAGATAGTGGAGCAATATGGCGTTTGGCAGGAAAAATCGATGTATGGGCGCAAGTATATGGGCACGATGCGCTACACTTTCATCATCGACGAAAACGGCGTCATCCAGGACATCATCACCAAAGTAAAAACCAAAGAGCACACCGCTCAGATACTGAAGTAA
- a CDS encoding transketolase: MNPHNQSIDELKQTAAQVRRDIVRMVHAVNSGHPGGSLGCTDFFVSLYFSVMNYSTDFTMDGKGEDLFFLSNGHISPVWYSTLARAGFFDVKELSTFRKLNSRLQGHPTTHEGLPGVRIASGSLGQGLSVAIGAAQAKKLNNDDSLVYVLMGDGELEEGQIWEAAMYAPHHKVDNLIATVDRNGQQIDGSTAEVGGLGDLRAKFEAFGWHVMEADGNNFELLLPALEEAKAATGKGKPVIILLDTEMGFGVDYMMGSHKWHGVAPNDEQLEIALQQLAVNTAADY; encoded by the coding sequence GTGAATCCACACAATCAAAGCATTGACGAGCTAAAGCAGACCGCAGCGCAGGTGCGCCGCGATATCGTGCGCATGGTGCATGCGGTTAACTCCGGCCACCCAGGCGGCTCGCTTGGCTGTACAGATTTTTTTGTTTCGCTGTATTTCAGCGTAATGAACTACAGCACCGACTTTACTATGGATGGCAAAGGTGAAGACCTGTTCTTCCTTTCCAACGGTCATATCTCACCAGTATGGTATAGCACGCTGGCTCGTGCAGGCTTCTTCGATGTAAAAGAACTATCCACTTTCCGTAAGCTGAATTCAAGGCTGCAGGGCCACCCAACTACCCACGAAGGCTTGCCAGGGGTGCGCATTGCTTCTGGCTCACTAGGCCAGGGTCTTTCTGTAGCCATTGGTGCTGCACAGGCGAAAAAACTGAATAACGACGATAGCCTGGTGTACGTGCTGATGGGCGACGGTGAGCTGGAGGAAGGCCAGATTTGGGAAGCAGCCATGTATGCCCCACACCATAAAGTAGATAACCTGATTGCTACCGTAGACCGCAACGGACAGCAGATCGACGGTTCAACAGCAGAAGTTGGCGGTCTTGGCGATCTGCGCGCGAAGTTCGAAGCCTTTGGCTGGCATGTAATGGAGGCTGATGGTAACAACTTTGAGCTACTGCTACCTGCCCTGGAAGAAGCTAAAGCAGCCACCGGAAAAGGTAAACCAGTAATTATACTGCTGGACACTGAAATGGGCTTTGGTGTAGACTATATGATGGGCTCTCACAAGTGGCACGGTGTGGCTCCTAATGACGAGCAGCTAGAGATAGCCTTGCAACAGTTAGCAGTAAACACAGCTGCCGATTATTAA
- a CDS encoding vWA domain-containing protein — protein sequence MVSWSKSIAALLLLLMFTATGASFAQEQKPRPKTRILFLLDASGSMLAKWEDSDRMMVAKNLLSHLVDSLDRYENVEVALRAYGHQFGRERNDCKDTKLEVPFGEDNADAIKKKLEAIVPRGNTPITYSLQQAAGDFPEDRSRNVLILITDGLESCGGDPCATSEALQKKRIFLRPFVIGIGIEPQHEKQLNCIGQYFNAADIKTFETVLSEIVTQALSQTTVSVELLDEQGRPTETGVNMTFVNALTGEAEYDYVHYLDGKGKTDVLDVDALLPYHLLINTVPPVLERDLSIKPGKHNVVQVKAPQGELYLRQDGPSPYRVLNTIIRTAGSDKTLNVQTFGDRHKYLTGRYDLEILTMPRIIIRNVEVKQGETNTITIPPPGQLAIPTQVQGFGSVYELHESGAQRWLCNLPEDNSKLTMALQPGKYKIVYRMKTAQSSKFTFVQDFTIRSGATTTVRIFNR from the coding sequence ATGGTAAGTTGGAGTAAAAGTATAGCAGCCTTGCTTTTATTGCTGATGTTTACAGCAACAGGCGCTTCTTTTGCTCAGGAGCAAAAGCCACGGCCTAAAACACGCATCCTGTTTCTGCTGGATGCTTCAGGAAGCATGCTGGCTAAGTGGGAAGACAGCGACCGTATGATGGTTGCTAAAAACCTACTCAGCCACCTGGTAGACTCACTGGACCGCTACGAAAACGTGGAAGTAGCGCTGCGGGCGTATGGCCATCAGTTCGGCCGCGAGCGCAACGACTGCAAAGACACAAAGCTGGAGGTACCCTTTGGCGAAGACAATGCCGATGCCATCAAGAAAAAGCTAGAGGCCATTGTACCCAGAGGAAACACTCCTATTACGTACTCGCTGCAGCAGGCAGCAGGTGATTTTCCTGAAGACCGCTCGCGCAATGTACTCATACTTATCACAGATGGTTTGGAGTCTTGTGGAGGTGACCCTTGTGCCACCTCAGAGGCACTGCAGAAGAAGCGCATTTTTCTGCGCCCCTTTGTCATTGGCATTGGCATTGAGCCTCAGCACGAAAAGCAACTGAATTGTATCGGCCAGTATTTTAACGCTGCCGATATCAAGACCTTTGAAACGGTGCTGTCTGAGATTGTGACGCAGGCGCTGAGCCAAACTACTGTGAGTGTGGAACTGCTGGATGAGCAAGGGCGCCCAACCGAAACAGGGGTAAACATGACGTTTGTGAATGCCTTAACCGGTGAAGCAGAATATGACTATGTGCATTACCTCGATGGTAAAGGCAAAACCGATGTGCTGGATGTAGATGCTCTTCTGCCCTACCACCTCCTGATAAATACAGTGCCTCCAGTTTTGGAGCGTGACCTGAGCATTAAGCCAGGCAAACACAACGTAGTACAGGTAAAAGCCCCGCAAGGAGAACTGTACCTAAGGCAGGATGGTCCGTCTCCTTACAGGGTGCTGAACACGATCATACGAACTGCCGGGTCAGATAAAACATTGAACGTGCAGACCTTCGGTGACCGGCACAAGTACCTTACTGGCAGATATGACCTGGAGATACTGACTATGCCACGCATCATCATCCGTAATGTGGAGGTAAAGCAGGGGGAAACGAACACTATTACCATACCTCCTCCTGGCCAGTTGGCCATACCTACACAGGTGCAGGGCTTTGGCAGTGTGTATGAGCTGCACGAGAGTGGCGCCCAGCGTTGGCTTTGCAACCTGCCGGAGGACAACAGCAAGCTGACCATGGCTCTACAGCCAGGAAAGTATAAAATAGTTTACCGAATGAAAACCGCCCAGTCGAGCAAGTTTACCTTTGTACAGGACTTTACTATCCGGTCGGGCGCTACGACAACCGTAAGAATTTTTAACAGATAA
- a CDS encoding transketolase family protein: MKEYTYTEKKDTRSGFGDGLLEVGRKNPNVVGLCADLIGSLKMGAFQKEFPERFFQVGIAEANMMGLAAGMTIGGKIPYTGTFANFSTGRVYDQIRQSIAYSGKNVKICASHAGLTLGEDGATHQILEDIGMMKMLPGMTVINPCDYNQTKAATIAIAEYEGPVYLRFGRPVVPIFTPADQKFEIGKAVMLNEGTDVSIFATGHLVWKAILAGKMLADKGISAEIINIHTIKPLDAEAVLASVAKTRCVVTAEEHNRLGGLGDSIAQVLAANTPAPQEYVAVNDTFGESGTPEELMEKYGLTENDIVAAAERVISRK; this comes from the coding sequence ATGAAAGAGTATACTTATACAGAGAAAAAAGACACCCGCTCTGGGTTCGGTGACGGCCTCCTTGAAGTTGGCCGTAAAAACCCGAATGTAGTAGGCCTTTGTGCTGACTTGATCGGCTCCTTGAAAATGGGCGCTTTCCAGAAGGAGTTTCCGGAGCGTTTCTTTCAGGTTGGTATCGCTGAGGCTAACATGATGGGCCTTGCCGCCGGTATGACTATCGGAGGTAAAATCCCTTACACAGGCACATTCGCCAATTTCTCTACAGGCCGTGTATACGACCAGATCCGTCAGTCTATTGCTTACTCAGGTAAGAACGTAAAAATCTGCGCCTCACACGCTGGACTTACGTTGGGTGAGGATGGTGCCACGCACCAAATACTGGAAGACATTGGCATGATGAAAATGCTGCCAGGTATGACTGTTATCAATCCTTGTGACTATAACCAGACCAAGGCGGCTACCATCGCAATTGCCGAGTACGAGGGCCCGGTTTACCTGCGTTTCGGCCGTCCGGTTGTACCTATCTTCACGCCTGCCGATCAGAAATTCGAGATTGGTAAAGCTGTGATGCTAAATGAAGGTACTGATGTAAGCATATTCGCTACCGGTCACCTGGTTTGGAAGGCTATACTTGCCGGTAAAATGCTGGCTGATAAAGGCATTTCGGCAGAAATTATCAACATCCACACCATTAAGCCACTGGATGCAGAGGCAGTATTGGCATCTGTTGCAAAAACACGCTGCGTAGTTACTGCAGAAGAGCACAACCGCCTTGGCGGCCTTGGCGACAGTATTGCACAGGTATTAGCAGCTAACACGCCAGCTCCACAGGAGTATGTGGCCGTGAACGATACCTTTGGCGAGTCTGGTACTCCGGAGGAGCTGATGGAGAAGTATGGCCTGACCGAGAACGATATTGTAGCAGCCGCTGAGCGTGTTATCAGTAGAAAATAA
- a CDS encoding RNA polymerase sigma factor, with translation MEDKELLEKFAQPESRNVAFNQLVRKYQEKVYWHIRKMVIDHDDADDLTQDVFVKVWKNLDNFRQDAQLYTWIYRIATNECLSFLSSKKRKFFLPLNDVTAELMEKVEASPDLAGDEVQKKLQKAILLLPDKQRLVFNMKYFDEMKYEEMSEILGTSVGALKASYHIAVKKIEEFLKQD, from the coding sequence TTGGAAGATAAAGAGTTACTTGAAAAATTCGCCCAACCAGAGAGCCGCAACGTGGCCTTTAACCAGCTTGTGCGCAAGTACCAGGAAAAAGTGTACTGGCACATTCGCAAGATGGTAATAGACCATGACGATGCCGACGACCTGACACAGGACGTGTTTGTGAAGGTGTGGAAGAACCTCGATAATTTTCGCCAGGATGCTCAGCTTTATACCTGGATTTACCGTATTGCCACCAACGAATGCCTCTCCTTCCTGTCCAGCAAGAAAAGGAAATTCTTTCTGCCCCTGAACGACGTAACAGCCGAACTAATGGAGAAGGTAGAAGCATCGCCAGATCTGGCTGGCGATGAGGTACAGAAAAAGCTTCAGAAAGCCATTCTACTCCTGCCAGACAAGCAGCGCCTGGTATTTAACATGAAGTACTTTGATGAGATGAAGTATGAAGAGATGTCTGAGATATTAGGCACCTCTGTGGGCGCATTAAAGGCATCCTACCACATCGCAGTAAAAAAAATTGAAGAATTTCTGAAGCAAGATTAA
- a CDS encoding Spy/CpxP family protein refolding chaperone → MKRFTLFLFLCCALALGSTVAVAQDSRTQERRENVEAAKIAYLTDKMGLSSEQSQKFWPLYNEYENKRRTLIKGYRSGYRRDVEELSEQEAKARIDNMFITKEKELELEKEYANRYLKIISNKQLIKLYRGEREFTKMLLKRLDEKRARN, encoded by the coding sequence ATGAAGCGTTTTACTTTGTTTTTATTTTTATGCTGTGCACTTGCACTGGGCAGCACTGTTGCCGTAGCACAGGACAGCCGTACGCAAGAGCGCAGAGAAAATGTTGAGGCAGCTAAAATAGCCTACCTCACTGATAAAATGGGGCTTAGCTCTGAGCAATCCCAGAAGTTCTGGCCCCTCTACAATGAGTATGAGAACAAGCGCCGTACTCTTATAAAAGGTTACCGCAGCGGTTACCGCCGGGATGTAGAAGAGCTGAGTGAGCAGGAGGCAAAAGCCCGGATAGACAATATGTTCATTACAAAAGAAAAGGAGCTGGAGCTGGAAAAGGAGTATGCCAACAGGTACCTGAAGATCATCTCTAACAAGCAGCTCATTAAGCTCTACCGCGGAGAGCGCGAGTTTACTAAAATGCTCCTTAAGCGCCTGGACGAGAAGCGGGCACGCAACTAA